The genomic window GCTGTGTCCAAGCAGCCTGGGCTCctccaggggacagggacacgctGTCCCCAGGCCCTGTGTGTCCACAGCGGGCTGTACCCCATCCCTTTCCCGGCAGGTGGTGGGAATGGTGACCCGCAAGGACCTCGCCAGGTACCGCCTGGGAAAGGAAGGCCTGGAGGAGCTCTCGCTGGCACAGACGTGAGGCAGTGTGGTCCAGCAGATGTGCCCCGGCCCCTCGGAGCTGGGGACCCCCCTTTGCAGGAGGTGGGGAGAGGACCTGGCCAGTCCGTGCAGGTGttgcagtgcctggagcactgGCATGGCCGTGCTGCCCCGGCCCTCCTGCCTGTTGCTGCCTTCCCACGTCTACTGCCTCCTCTTGTCACCccttcctctgcttccctgaGGGATCAAAATTCACCCTTGCCTCTGTTAGCTCCTGGAATAGGCTCTCCTTGAAGGTTGGGTGAAGGCTGGAGTGTTCCATGGGGAGCAGGAATGCCCTACTGAGCTGGACACACTCCTCTGACACGGCACGTGGCCTCTGTTGCCTAATCCACCCAGTCTGGGCTGTCTGGGACTTAGCCCTGCCCtagctctggctgcagggccTGTGAGAGGAGCAGAGGGGACATCATGGGGCTCCCTCCTACCCCCATGCCCCCATTCCCCCCTGCCCTGTGGTCCTGCTTGCTGGGTTGGGCTGAGCTCTGGGGTTGCCTCCCTGCTTCTTGGGGCTGAGGAGAGGGACGTGCCCTGCTTGGCTGTGCAATAAAAGGGCTCCCGTGGTTCTGCAGCTGCCGCCTCTGGCTCTTTCTTGGTTCCCTCAGCCACTCTGACCCCAGCCCACGTGTGGGGAGACACCCCTGGAatttggggcagggatggggaggggagagCTGCTTGTGCTGGGGCGATGTTGGTCCTGCAGCCTGCGCCCTTCTGCCACCCCTGCAGTCCTCCCACTACTGCTGCTCCCACACTGGGATCCAGAGTCACTCCTGGGCAATATTCTGGCCCTTTCCAGCAGCCTGCACCCTTCcaggcaccccaaaccccaccaccaGTCCTAGATTTGGCCAGGGGGTGGGAGCAAAGCCCTGGCACTTCACTTCTCCCATCTCCCCCCATCCTTGCTCCTCTCCTTGGCATtgccctgcctctgccctcggactgccccttcctcactTGGACACAGGCTGCCTGgtgcctggagaggcttttgACTGCGGGATCTGTGCTGAAATAAAGTCTGTTTGTACTTTtattgtggtgctgcctgtcTCTTGCTTCCTTTGGGGCCACTGTCCAGGCTCAGGTATCCCCTTGGGCCTGAACAGAGCCCTGTCcccactcctgctgctgggagggcacaggctggggagtgaagggggtggggtggggctgCATCCTGGGGGCTGCCCCCGCTAGAAGGGCTCAAGGCAGGGGGTGGCTGCCCCTTCCTGGGTTCTTTTCCCTTTCAAGACCAACAAAAACCCACTACAAAGCAGAGGATGCCTCAGCTGGGCCCTGGTAACAGCCAGGTCTGGCGGCGGGGCTGTGGGGAAGAaaagccagccctgctctcctgtgtGGGTCCAGATCCCTGACCCTGCCATGGAGCAGGGGAGCTGGAAGGCACAGTGGCTCCCCAAGGCAGTGAAGGGTCCCCccgggtgctgccagccgggtGCTTTATGAGGCCCTGCGTTGCCCTTTGCCCCGGCGCGGCCGAGATAAGGGGATGGGATTCACCGACTTGGGCCGCAGAGTAAACACGGGCTGCTGGCTCCCGCCGGCACCGCgcttccctcctcttcccactgctgctggggcagccagcagccCCCGAGGGTCAAGCCAAGCCGTGGCCCTTTGTCACTGGCAGCAGGGATGCCACAGTGGCGGGTGGCAAAGGACACCACACACGCTGGTGCCTGGCAGGAGTCATTTATTCCCTCGTCCCATCACCAGCTTCGACCCGGCAGCTCTGAGTGCcccggtgctggcactggggcCACCAGGTTTATCATTAACTGGGTGGCACGTGGCGGGACCGGGGACCCTGGGGCCACAGTGGGGTCACAGCCCAGCAAAGGGCTCAGCCTCCAGCCCCAGGCGACCCGGCAGCTCCCGCCCAGTGCCTGGCAGCTCTGGCCCTGGCTCCACTGTCCAGTTGGCCAGGAGGTCGCTGAAGTCAGGGGTGCCAGCATGAAGGAGgctggcagggcctgggccTGGCTCTTTCCAGAAGGAGGGTGGCAACTTCCTGTGGTGCATGGGAGTGATGTGGCCATACTTCCTCTCCAGCCGCTGTGTCTTGCCGCCGGCCACCTGGGCGGGCAGGCACCGGTGCACGCCATACTCAAAGAGCTCGGCCAGCGGCCCCAGCCTGTGCGTGGCCCCCAGGCTGCGCCGTGGGGCCACGGCCTCGGGCACAGCCGCAGTGCTCTGGGGTGAGCCACAGTCCTCGGGCACGGGGCGGCTGCTGGCGGCCtcctcccggccccgccgcccgaaGTAACGCTGGATGTCGCAGCTGATGAGTTCCGAAAACTTGAGGAGACGCAGGGTGGTCTCGGCAGTGCTGGAGACACCGGCCAGCTCTGGCCTCATGCTCTCCTCCACTGCttccacttcctcctcctcttcatcctcttcttcctcctcctcctcctcggagagGTCGGGGAAGTTGGGCTCAgggtgtgtgggcagcaggaggcCGTGTGGGAAGGGCGAGGGCAGCCGCAACTCGGCCAGGGGCTGGATGACACCTGCAGCCATGTCAGCGCTCAGAGGCACCCCCAGGACTcaccctgtgggcagggacagcggggtcagggTGACACACCCTGGCACCAGCCCTGACCCACCACCCAGCAGCCCTGAGAGGGCAGGGGACCATGTTGTGCCACATCATGGCCAAggtggggctgcagggcagcatGGATGTCCCCCACATGCAATGAgatgtgggatgtggggcaTTGGGGATGTCCCCATTAAGCCGTGGGAAACGGCAGTGTCCCCACtcagccctggggcagcaggcagcaggggtgtccccaccaaaacatgggatgtggggcagtgTGAGCATAACCCCGAGTCATGGGACATGGAGCAGCAGAGATGCCATTCCCCTACAAGCAACAGGACATGGGATAGTGGGGATATTCTAACTGAACCCTGGGATATCAAGCAACAGGGATGTCCCCATCAAGCCATGGGATGTGGGACAATGGGAATGTCCCTAAGTCATGGGACATGGGGCAGCAGGGATGTTCACATTGATTTGTGGGACACAGATGTCCACGGGATGAAGGGCAGTGGGGATGTGTTCcagagctgcagggcagagggatgttCCCCTTCACCCAGGGCTGTGCATGGAGGTGAATGGGGCTCAGCACCCACCTTGCCGTGCCGGGCTCAGTGCCATCGAGCCCCATGCCCTGCCCACACAATGGCCCCCTGCAACTGAGAGAACCCActgcctccctgccctgccccggtGGGCTCTGGCCACAGCTGGGTCTCGCTGAGCTGGATGTGGCCCCTTTGTAGCTTGTGCTACCTGTGCTGAAGGATCCCCACCCCTGCCTCGCTGCAGGACACCCCTGGCCATGCTGAGAGGGTCTCAGGGCAGGGAACAAATCCTGGGGAACCAGACCTGCTCCTGCCACACCAAGCATGGTGCCGGGACCTGCACCCAGCCCAAGATTGTCCTTGCCGTTTCTGTGTGTCCCTCTCTGTGCCGTCCCCACCGCGGTATCCCCCGTCCTGCCTCCGTGCTGCCCCGGGGTGGGTTGTCGGGGGGCTCAGCCTCACACCTCTGGGCTGCGGGGAGAGGGGAGCGGGGCCACCCCACTGcctgccccgccgccgccctcaGCCGGAGGAACCCCCGGGACAGGAGGGCATCGCCCGGGCCGCGGTTCCGCACTCACCTTGGCGCTGCCGCCCGGCCATGCATAGGCTCCCGCGCCGCTCCCCCTGCCCGTCCCTCCACCTGGGCCTGAAGTATTTATAGCGGAGCAGCGAGCTGACGACTGGCAAATATTTGGTAGCCGTATTGTAATAGTAGACTCGGTAAACAGAGCTGGGGTTTGCTTTAGCACCCAGCAACGGGAGAGCGGCGCGGGGAGGGACGCGGGGACGGAAGGCAGGGCTCACCTTAATGGTTCACTAGCCAGGGGATTTTCAAGTGTTGTCCCTGTAAATTCACCTATTAAAtcggcagccccagctgccaaACTGCCCGCACACTTGTGCCGAGGGCTCTTATCTCCCTGCTGATTGGAGGCGAAATCAAGCTTTGTCAAATAGGcgtaaaattaaatttcatgcTATTTTGACTCCTGGAGTAGGGATCTTCTGAAGAACATACTGCGTATCGAGCGATGCCTCTGCAaacaggggctgctgctgcagtgggcaAAGCCTTTCCAtgaggtacccccaggtgctgCACTACCCTCATGCAGTTCAGACCACCCATCTCCAGCCTTGTGCCCCTTTGAGATGGATGTTGGGCTCCCCGACCAGCCCTGGAAGAGGTTTTGGAATCTGTGGATGCGAAGGTGGACATGCCATGTGGAGAGTGGCTGAGCCAGCCCCATGGCAAGGACAGCACCTGGATGACAGCATTTTCACCCTGTGTGCCCTGTGTCTGTGCTATGGCCTGTGGCCGTGCTGACCCTCACAGCAACTCCCCTGTGAGGACAGGGACGATGGCAATCAGCTCAGGTCCCAGAGGCACTGTGCCAGAGGTGCCATTTCTGCCTTGGCAGCAGCGGGGTCATCTGGGGCAGCACAGAACACGGCCAGGGGACACAGATGGCTGGGGGATGCGGGTGACTGGGGATGCAGGATGGCCAGAGGACACAGGACAGCCTGCCCCTGACAGCTGAAGGGCATAGGATGGCAGGGGCCTGACACAGCACCCAGACCCTGTCACCGGtgttggggacactcagggagtGGGACAATGGCCATTGGGCTTGGGGACACCCACAGCCTTGCTCCAGAGCTGTCCCCCTTCTCCTGTTTTTGGAGTGACCACAGCTCCTGGTCTCTCTCTCggagccctccctgccccctgCCCTGAGCACCCTATTCTgagctgtccccagtgctgagatggtgtccccagctcctggcagtgtcccagcctgggcagggctgtCACCGACCCTCTCCCCGGGCcggcagccctggggctccctgCAGGGGCGGAGCTGGGCACCGGCTCCGGCTCCTCAcagctccctctcctctccctgaaCACTCACAGCGGCAACGCGGGGCGGGAGCAGCAGCCACCCGGGCACTGCTGGGCAAACACGGCGGGTGGGAGCTGATTAGCCACGGGCACCCTTCGGTTTGCTCCCCGACGTCACCCATTGTCACCCACCCGCCCGGCACGGCTCGGCATTGGCACGGTCTGGCACTGCTGCCGGCTTCAACCCGGGGAACCAGCCCTGGGAGCCGGACAGCCACCCCGATCCCCCCCTGCCACGATCCCCAGGGAACGGCGGGTTCCTCTGGTGTCCCCAGCCATCTCTGCCCCAGACCCTCTTCCTGCAGTGCAGCAGATGGGGAGAGCTCCCACAGCCTCCGGGTCAGTGCGGCCGGAGGAAAGGGCAGCGCTGTCCCTTTGCCAGGGTGGGAAGGGTCTGGGCATGCTGGCGAGGGGGTCCAGGTGTGGGACATGGTGTGGGGAGCACATGACTTGGCTGCCGGCTCACAGAGTTGGGAGTGATGAGGTGTCCGTCCTTTGTGGGAAGGAATAACGCACCTGGGGAGCACTCAGGGCTCAGCAGGACCATTCCAAGGgcgagcagcagggacaggcaaTGCCACTGCTCCTGCAACAGGCTTGGGCATGTGGTTTTGCGCCCGTTCGAGTGTCCAGTGGCCATCCCTGCTCCTAACCTTGCCAGGGCCGGGCACGAGGAGCTCCCGTCCCACAGGGAAGGGGTCTTCTGTCCGCAGAGACCCCCGCAGAcaagcagggaggtggcagacAGCGCCCTGAGATGAGGCTGATTCTGCTCTCCCGGGATGGTGCACCGGAGCGGGGCGGCGGCACAGCCCTGTCCGGGGCTGGCTcattctgcctttccctgaaaGCCAACGAAGCTTTAAATCTGTGGGAAAACCAGGCATGACTATGGCAAACGGAGCATCCTGCACAGAGCTCTAGCTCTAACCCTCGCCGCCTTTGTAGCCCTGTGGCAGTAAAAAGAGCCGGTGGGATTTCTCCGGCATAGGGAGCATCCATAGGGCAGCCGGGGCCGGGAGCTCCCGGTGAAGAGACAAGAGGTAAAACTCACGGGAGTGGTgcgagctggagctggagctcagAAAGCCAGACAGGGAACGCAGCACACGGCAACAACAGCCCAAGCTCCCCTGCAAACCACGGCCTCATCCTCCCCCCTCAGCCGGGAGAGCAGCCACGGACTGtccagccctgtcctgccctgtccTCGGTCCTCTCCTGGCTGTACTCATGTGCAAGGGGGTTCGTCCCCCCGGCCATGCATCCACCCTGCCTCCCGGTGCTTCCGCCTGTCCCGACCATGTGTCCTATCACCCCCTACCCCAGGCAGAGACTTTCCTTACCCCACATTTCCCCTCCCCACATTCCCCACGGTAGCCCCGAGCTGCCACAAGTGCGGTGGGGACGGCAGCCAGCGCAGCCAAGGCCTGTTCCGGGCACCAGCCTGGCCCCGGGGCACCGCTGCGGCCCAGCTACTGTGCCCACCCCCGGCGAGCTCTGGGGCAGCGCCGGTGTCGGGGTCCGGTCCCAccgcggcggggccgaggccgcGCTAGGCCGCCCGCCACCGCCGGACCCCGCCCCGCGTCTGACCCCGCCCCGCGTCTGACCCCGCCCCGCGTCTGACCCCGCCCCGCGTCTGACCCCGCCCCGTGTCTGACCCCGCCCCGCGTCTGACCCCGCCCCGTGTCTGACCCCGCCCCGTGTCTGACCCCGCCCCGCGTCTGACCCCGCCCCGTGTCTGACCCCGCCCCGCGTCTGACCCCGCCCCGTGTCTGACCCCGCCCCCTGGCGCCACCGCCCGTTCTgcctggccacgcccaccagGCATCACCGCTCTCCAGCCCCGCCCCTCAGACCCCGCCCCCTGGCGGACTACCCTTCCCGTCATGCAgcgcggcgcagggcggggttGCTTCCGCTCAGCGTTTGCCGCCCGTCGCCGCTGCTGAGGCCGctgagccgccgccgccgccgccccagGCCCCGGTCCCAGTCGGAGCCGCCGCCTCCGGACCGGTCCCGCCATGTCGGCCCAGGCACAGATGCGGGCCCTGCTGGACCAGCTCATGGGCACGGCCCGGGACGGTGAGTAGGGGCGGGCAGGGCCTGCAGGAAACGCCGCGGCCTGGCGGCCGCCTCACCGCgtggagcccggcccggcccggctgcTGCCGCCGCTCCGCACCTGCGGCGCGATCCGCCCCTGTCCGCCCGGCTCCAGCCTCGGGGCGGCGGAGCGGGCCTGGGCCTGTCCGCGCTCGGGGCGGAGGGAGCCCGGGAGGGCCCACGCCTGGCCGGCGGTGGTTCCGCCGGCCCCCCGGCCCCAGAGAGCGCCCAACCTCGCCGCTCCGGGCCCCGGCTGCCGCGGACAGGCTTAGGGCCGGCTCCGTGCCCGCACGTCCAGAGGCGCGTAGGTAGGTGTGCCTGCAGCGCCGGCCGCGCCGGGTGCTGTCCGAGACGAGAAAGGTGACAGCCCGTGCAAAATACGGTCCCGCTGCGGTTTGTGTCTCCCTTCTGCGACTCGCTGGGTACTTAAATTCCCTTTGGCACGTTAACAGGGCTGTCCAGGCACTTTGCACTTTGTTTCGTAAGTGAAtaagtgcttttctttctctgtgtatTGAGTTGCTATTGAATTGCTTcccatatttttatttcatacaaACTGAACAATTGTGGCCCctctattttatttataaaggtTCAGTGTATCTTTGCCTGCCTACATCAATCTGCAAGGGAGTTGCAGAAAAGCCTCATGTTCATCGAGCCGTGAGTCACAACCAATTTTTAAAGCTgttataacaaaaaaaaaagtgtttgctttttttcacaAGTAACTTTAAAAGTGTagcttagaaagaaaaaaaaaaatttcagtagACACAACATTATTCCTGGATGCTTGTGAATCCTAAACTATATTCATACTTTAGTAT from Aphelocoma coerulescens isolate FSJ_1873_10779 chromosome 14, UR_Acoe_1.0, whole genome shotgun sequence includes these protein-coding regions:
- the PERCC1 gene encoding protein PERCC1 isoform X1, with translation MAGRQRQGVIQPLAELRLPSPFPHGLLLPTHPEPNFPDLSEEEEEEEEDEEEEEVEAVEESMRPELAGVSSTAETTLRLLKFSELISCDIQRYFGRRGREEAASSRPVPEDCGSPQSTAAVPEAVAPRRSLGATHRLGPLAELFEYGVHRCLPAQVAGGKTQRLERKYGHITPMHHRKLPPSFWKEPGPGPASLLHAGTPDFSDLLANWTVEPGPELPGTGRELPGRLGLEAEPFAGL
- the PERCC1 gene encoding protein PERCC1 isoform X2, whose amino-acid sequence is MAAGVIQPLAELRLPSPFPHGLLLPTHPEPNFPDLSEEEEEEEEDEEEEEVEAVEESMRPELAGVSSTAETTLRLLKFSELISCDIQRYFGRRGREEAASSRPVPEDCGSPQSTAAVPEAVAPRRSLGATHRLGPLAELFEYGVHRCLPAQVAGGKTQRLERKYGHITPMHHRKLPPSFWKEPGPGPASLLHAGTPDFSDLLANWTVEPGPELPGTGRELPGRLGLEAEPFAGL